One part of the Nematostella vectensis chromosome 8, jaNemVect1.1, whole genome shotgun sequence genome encodes these proteins:
- the LOC116608376 gene encoding uncharacterized protein LOC116608376, translating to MEERDIHMRNNRKVPLATTIADSVKYLNTRHPVLPLLGQSSLIRACATPLTILVLYFVTAATRVTTAIFGNVIILAFIIYLVPVLFSSLSAIFSYIFYRIVTSIAAFLTSSVKFIFSKIDFVGMVLSFGSFVSPIGFPKAVNACSSWFAVEEEGEDLPGWTVDEQNIATEHAPISGFLRRRSVCAADFSDSDFD from the coding sequence ACCCCTGGCGACGACTATTGCAGACTCAGTGAAGTATTTGAATACCCGGCATCCTGTGCTGCCCCTGCTTGGTCAATCATCACTTATACGCGCATGCGCTACACCGCTGACAATTCTCGTCCTGTATTTCGTCACCGCTGCTACTAGAGTTACCACAGCAATATTCGGAAACGTCATCATCCTAGCCTTCATCATCTACCTCGTCCCAGTCCTCTTTTCAAGTCTCTCCGCTATATTCTCATACATTTTCTACCGTATCGTCACCAGTATTGCTGCTTTTCTCACCTCGTCGGTAAAGTTCATCTTCAGCAAAATAGACTTCGTTGGAATGGTGTTATCATTTGGTAGTTTCGTGTCACCAATTGGGTTCCCCAAGGCTGTAAACGCTTGCTCCTCGTGGTTTGCCGTAGAAGAAGAAGGTGAAGATTTACCTGGGTGGACTGTTGACGAACAGAACATTGCTACTGAGCATGCTCCAATCAGCGGTTTCCTTCGTCGGCGCAGCGTGTGCGCGGCTGACTTCTCAGACTCAgattttgattga